ACCGGTCTGGTGAGAGTGCCAGGCAGCTGTTTCCCGGCGCCATACTGGATGGACGGCCCCGACAGCTCGACACCTTCGAACACTTCCAGCACCCGCCCACGCGGCCAGCGTGGCATCTCGGTGACCAACGCAAGCGCGAACAGGTAGCGCTCATCAATTCGCGCCGTCCCCCGCAGTTGCTCGATTACCTGCCCTGCCGCCGCGTCCGCCTTGAACAGACGCAAGGCGTCGCGCCATTCGGGCGGTGGTGGCAAATGGTCCATGTGCATCTTGCGCAAGGTGCTGTCACTGAGGTCGCTGATCTCGGCCAGCATCAGCAACGTCTCATCCGAGAGGCCGTCGGTTGTATGGCCCATGCGCCGCAGGAGCGTCAGGGTGTCCCAGGACATGGGGCGTTCCAGCGTGTGGCGCCAGGCACCCTGACCGTTGTGTTCAAGCACAGGCTGGTAAGCATCGGGGTCAGTGGGATGCCGAAGGCGCCATTGCGACGTCGCTGGATCAAGAATCTGCTCGTAAACCTTGCCCCCGAGGCGGATGCAGGTTTTGCCATCGACCTGGTGCTGCCCCAGAGCATTCGGTCCGGTCGACTCGCTCAGCGTGACAGCCTGCTCATAGCCGCGCAGATCGGCATTCCACAAGCGTGTTTCGCCGTTGGGCAATGTCACTGGGTGCAGATTTTCGATCACCGGCTCCGGCTTGACGGCAGCAAGGCGGTTGAACACCGCGCCCGCACCGACCATCGCGCCGATCAGCGCAAGGTTTTCTGCCACATCCACCAGATGCGCCCTCGCCGCGTGCTTGTCCCCTTCGCTCCACTCCTTCACGCCCTCGAAGGTCTCGTATAACAGTTGCCCGGCCATGATCACCATCATGACCTCGCCCAGCACCGGAACGAACATCGACACCATATTCAGCGCCAGCAGCCCGACTTGCAGCAGGGCCGCCAGTTTGGCATCGCGGGTCTTGATGTTGACGTCGGCAGTCGGCACCGCATGGCTGCGGGCATCCGCCAGCACCCGGTCACGATGCTGTTCATAAAGATAGACCCACAGGTCGGTGTTGTCGGCCCAGGGGTCATTGCCCTCGTGAAGCATCAGCGAGGCGCCGAGGTAAGGGTCAGGGTCCGGCTGCATTTTCGTGCGCTTGGGTGGCAGTTCCCGAATCTCGATAAACGGAAAAGCCGGGGTGATGACCTCGATGATCCGGCGCCACGGCGACCACAGCACATCCGCAGGTGCGTCGTCTGCTTCCTTGACGAACTGGCTGAAGTAATAGGGCGTTTGTCATAAGGCATGAACTGGCTGAAAAACCGTTGGTAAGGCGTCGGCTCGGCGCTCTGTGCCTGTCGTGCATCGCGGGCGGTAAACAGGCGCTTGAACGTGTCGTTGACTTGCTTGCCGGTGTAGCGCTTGAGCGGATGTTCAGGATCATTGGGCACATAGAGAATCACCGCCTCGAACGAACGACGCTTTTCAGCAATCGTGAAGACGACGCAGCCGACCAGTCTTTCCCGCATCAGCCCCAAGTCACGAAACCAGACCGGTTTCCCTCCCACTCTGGGGCGTTTTTCACCCTTGATGACCGAGAGGATCATTGCGTGATCTTCCGGCTCGATATCCTTGGCCAGCAATGCTCGTTCGGCGGCGGCCCTCAGGGCGGCTTTCTGGCTGGCAATGAAATGCTCGCGCAAGGTCGTTTCAGTCGCCGTGTCCTCCGGGTGGAAAAACGACTTGAGATATGCCTGGTATTTCGCCCCGATGTCGAGATCTCTGCACAGGCTCAGAAAGCCTCTGACCGACACGTTAACGGGCACTGACGTGTAAGTGCCGGGGGTTGCGGTTTCCACGATAAACCCGGAACTGCGGTGAAAGGCACCGTACTCGCATTCCCGACTTTCGAAGTTGTGCAGCGCAGCCTGCAGCATCGGCAACTTCAAGACTTCGAAAGAACCGATTTCCACCGCAAGAACCCCCATGGACAAAGGGCGCTTCAGGCATATAAAGGTCTTGTCGACGTCGACATCGACCTGATGCCGGCTTTTCAACGCCTCAATCAGTAAAGGCCGGGCAAAGGCGTCGATGTCTTTGAACGTGGACATGGTTTTGTCCAGTTGAATCTGCGCCGTGACACTGTCCTTGAAACGGGCATCGAGATGCTGCCGTTGTTGCACCGACGCACTCGTGTACCAGCCCGGTCTGGTCGTCCCGGCGCGTTTGATCGCGGCTTTTCTCGGGCCGCTGGCATCGATCAGCCATTGCGGCACAGAGGCTTCAAGGAACTGCGCATGAAGACTGTCCGTGGCCAGAGGTTTGCTCGGCGCATCGACCTGGGAAGTAAGGGAATTGGG
This region of Pseudomonas sp. R84 genomic DNA includes:
- a CDS encoding DUF6543 domain-containing protein, producing the protein MSPNSLTSQVDAPSKPLATDSLHAQFLEASVPQWLIDASGPRKAAIKRAGTTRPGWYTSASVQQRQHLDARFKDSVTAQIQLDKTMSTFKDIDAFARPLLIEALKSRHQVDVDVDKTFICLKRPLSMGVLAVEIGSFEVLKLPMLQAALHNFESRECEYGAFHRSSGFIVETATPGTYTSVPVNVSVRGFLSLCRDLDIGAKYQAYLKSFFHPEDTATETTLREHFIASQKAALRAAAERALLAKDIEPEDHAMILSVIKGEKRPRVGGKPVWFRDLGLMRERLVGCVVFTIAEKRRSFEAVILYVPNDPEHPLKRYTGKQVNDTFKRLFTARDARQAQSAEPTPYQRFFSQFMPYDKRPITSASSSRKQTTHLRMCCGRRGAGSSRSSPRLFRLSRFGNCHPSARKCSRTLTLTSAPR